In Danaus plexippus chromosome 17, MEX_DaPlex, whole genome shotgun sequence, one DNA window encodes the following:
- the LOC116771598 gene encoding LOW QUALITY PROTEIN: uncharacterized protein LOC116771598 (The sequence of the model RefSeq protein was modified relative to this genomic sequence to represent the inferred CDS: inserted 1 base in 1 codon) — MYSFSVDISYSILTCISETSLDVHIPSYPGSPRSIDFNSSSSIESITVRNPQLRDAIEFLHQDKEFLIAAETGNDKLLAKYIKQGTDIHQFDHIGRSALHLAVCSDNTNAVKLLLEAGLNPNIKDNLGMTPLSLSLMRRPSTVVANLLFDHGAVLMPRTDPMDTGLFIQFVMMCTPTSEEENILRLLVDKGAVXNDTDAPGQRQALHFAAMSNNVNLIRILVGLGADLYLKNHRGETPKDVAEIFHCREAFDLLNYLEEIEEVAITANSNTLLFEIPEK; from the exons ATGTATAGTTTTTCAGTAGACATCtcttattctattttaactt gTATATCAGAAACCTCGTTGGATGTACACATACCTTCATATCCTGGGTCACCTCGATCTATTGACTTTAACTCAAGTAGTTCAATAGAATCCATAACCGTGCGTAACCCACAATTAAGAGACGCTATTGAGTTTCTGCATCAGGACAAGGAATTTCTTATAGCTGCTGAAACGGGAAATGATAAGCTCCTCGCAaagtatataaa ACAGGGAACTGACATACATCAATTCGATCACATCGGAAGAAGTGCTTTACACTTGGCAGTCTGCTCTGATAACACGAATGCTGTCAAATTGCTGCTGGAAGCTGGTCTTAAtccaaatattaaagataatttaggGATGACTCCACTTTCGCTATCTTTGATGAGGAG GCCATCCACTGTTGTAGCTAATCTTCTTTTCGACCACGGAGCAGTGTTGATGCCACGAACAGACCCGATGGACACCGGCTTATTTATTC AATTTGTAATGATGTGCACACCCACATCTGAAGAAGAGAATATTCTACGACTACTTGTAGATAAAGGTGCTG ATAATGATACTGACGCTCCGGGACAGCGACAAGCCCTCCATTTTGCGGCTATGAGCAATAACGTGAACTTAATCCGCATTTTAGTGGGCCTGGGTGCggatttgtatttgaaaaatcatAGAGGAGAAACGCCAAAAGACGTAGCcgaaatatttcattgtaggGAAGCATTTGACTTACTGAACTATCTTGAAGAAATTGAAGAAGTAGCAATAACCGCTAATTCGAATACTTTACTCTTTGAAATCCCTGAAAAATAA